One region of Culex pipiens pallens isolate TS chromosome 2, TS_CPP_V2, whole genome shotgun sequence genomic DNA includes:
- the LOC120423752 gene encoding uncharacterized protein LOC120423752: protein MASAMLVNSAKTTSELCCRCNLPKEAPKTSSGPSSQFRYICRLCLMRAEDIEPIFIHPGDKTLANKIFACTGVEIDENVNVGPSNICMTCKSTIYKSYQFLELCQRNNKIIQNLLASHEKTVEPNGSSGNGLRMVIRTAPQPPSTSNKKSPPKRRRLNSRRKSVRSSRESSSTSASDISWSDCDEEKDDPNEDVDEVMPFRQVAYDTDTQDDSFKRKRAEASSEARVPLLIIPRNRLNSTTRDERTGRTSASSTVDPAGPDDQFQCEFCYVSFPYRLQIRQHIDLHHADRKHELSCKSCSKTFFTTMAQTALPT, encoded by the exons ATGGCCTCAGCGATGCTAGTAAATTCTGCCAAAACAACGTCGGAACTATGTTGCCGTTGCAACCTTCCAAAGGAAGCACCGAAAACCAGTTCAGG GCCGTCCTCTCAGTTCCGCTACATTTGCCGCCTGTGTTTGATGCGTGCAGAGGACATTGAACCGATCTTTATCCATCCGGGCGATAAAACGCTGGCCAACAAGATATTTGCCTGCACCGGTGTGGAGATCGATGAAAACGTGAACGTTGGACCATCAAATATCTGTATGACTTGCAAGTCAACTATTTACAAGAGTTATCAGTTCCTGGAGTTGTGTCagagaaacaataaaattatccAAAACTTGCTGGCGAGTCATGAGAAAACGGTCGAACCGAACGGCTCGTCCGGAAATGGGCTACGGATGGTCATTCGTACGGCACCGCAGCCACCGAGCacgtcaaacaaaaaatcgcCGCCAAAACGACGAAGGTTGAACTCGCGCCGAAAGTCGGTTCGCAGCAGTCGGGAATCATCGTCGACCAGTGCGAGCGACATCTCGTGGAGCGATTGCGACGAGGAAAAGGACGATCCGAACGAGGATGTGGACGAAGTTATGCCCTTCCGGCAGGTGGCGTACGATACCGACACTCAGGATGATTCGTTCAAACGAAAACGAGCAGAAGCAAGCAGCGAGGCCAGAGTTCCGTTGCTGATTATTCCACGGAATCGTCTAAATAGTACAACACGGGACGAAAGAACCGGTCGAACGTCGGCATCGTCAACGGTAGACCCGGCCGGACCCGACGATCAGTTCCAATGTGAGTTCTGCTACGTGTCCTTTCCGTATCGCTTGCAAATCCGACAGCACATTGATCTCCACCACGCGGACCGAAAGCACGAACTGTCTTGCAAGTCCTGCTCAAAAACATTCTTCACGACAATGGCGCAAACAGCGCTCCCGACGTGA